The genomic interval ATCATGTCCAGTGCAGCCATCAGCACCACCCTGTACCGCCATCACCACGCCACCGTCGGTCAGCTCGTCGGCCGGATCGATTTCCTGCTGGCGGCGCCGTCCCCGGCGGCGAACGCCGCCGCCCTCGCCACGGCGGTCCGCGACCTGTTCGGCGTGTTCACCGTCCACCTGTCGCTGGAGGACAGCGCGCTCTATCCGCGCCTGCTGGCCCACCCCACCCCGGCGCTGCGGGCCACGGCGGCGCGCTTCCAGGCCGAAATGGGCAGCCTGCGGGCGCGCTTCGACCGCTACCGGGCGAGCTGGCCCGGCCCGCTGGCCGTGTCCAAGGACCCGGAAACCTTCGTCCGCGAGACGCGCGAAGTGGTGACCGCCCTGAAGCACCGCATCGCCCGCGAGGATCTGGAGCTGTACGACGTCATCGACCGCGCCGCCCTCGCCGGCAAGACGGCCAACCGCTGAGCGGGGTCGGACGACAAGTAAGAATGCGACTTGTTCGCAATTGCTTATTGCCCTATAGGTCTGGCGGCTCGGGGGAGAATTCCGAAGGTCTGTTCAATCCGGTGGCTGGGAGGCCGATCCATGCCGTTCCATCCCAGAATGCAAAGCAGCACGGAAGGGATCACCATCCTCGGTGACCTTCAGTGGCGCGCCTGGAACGGGATGATCGCCGACATCTGGAACGTCGCCTGCGACCAGAACGGCCAGGGCGAGTATGTGTCCGAGGCCCCGCGGCTGGTCGTCGTCCTCGATCAGGTGGGGGATGGCGGGCTGCACGTCACGGCCTCGCCCGGCCGCGGCGAGGCCGGCCGGCTCAGCCGGCGCGAGCCGCTGAGCTATGTGCCCGCCGGGCTGCGGGTGTGGTCGCGCACGGTGAACGTCCGCCGGCTCACCCATCTCGACCTCCATTTCGACATGTCCGTTCTGGGAAGCCGCTTCATGGACGGGCCGGACGTCCGGGGCATGGACCGGCCGCGGCTGAACTTCGCGGATGACCGCCTGTTCGCTCTGGCCCGCCTGATCGCGGCGGAATGCCGGACGTCGGCGAACCTGCACGACCTCTACGGCGAGAGCCTGATGGCCGCGCTGTTCGTCGGCCTCGCGCAGGCGGAACCCCTCGCCGAGCGCAAGAGGGGGCAACTGCCGCCGCGCCAGCTGAAGCGGGTCACCGACTACATCGAGGAGCATTGCGGCCGACCCATCCGCCTGCAGGAGCTGGCCGAGCTGACCGGCCTGTCCACCACCCATTTCTGCACCGCCTTCAAGGCCTCGACCGGTCTGCCGCCCCACAAGTGGCAGATGCGGGTCCGCGTGGAGCGGGCCAAGAGCCTGCTGACCGGATCGGACACGACTCTGGCCGCGGCCGCGGTGATGGCGGGCTTTTCCGATCAGGCGCACCTGACGCGCGTCTTCCGCCAGATCGTCGGCACCACGCCCGCCGCGTGGCTGCGCAGCCAGACCGGCTGAGCCGGGGCATCGCCCGACGCACCCTGGGACCGACGAATGCCGGAAGATCGTCCAACCCATCCAAAGACCGTTCAATCGCGCCCTTTCATGCACATGCTAATCATTCGCAACAACGCAGGCTCTTTGGGACCCGCCGGTCCGAAGGCGTTTCGCGGATGCCGCATACAGTCCGAGGCCGATTGCGATGAGTGATATTTCGAACAAGCGACTGACCCGCTTCCTCTTGAACGGCACGGCGCTCGCCGCCCTGCTGATGCCGGCGCTCGCCCAGGCGCAGGACGCGACCGCCCCGGCGGTCCTGGCGCCCGTCACGGTGGAGGGCAGCCGGAGCGCCGACACCGCGACCAGCCCGGTCCGCGGCTATGTGCCCGGCCGCTCGGCCACGGGGTCCAAGACCGACATTCCGCTGGAGGCGGTTCCGCAGTCCGTCTCGGTGATCGGGCGCGAGGAGATGGACGACCGCGGCGCGCAGAAGGTGGACGAGGCGCTGCGCTACACCCCCGGCATCTTCAGCCAGCCCTTCGGCCCGGACAGCGACACCAACTGGATCTTCATCCGCGGCTTCCAGGCGACGCAGACCGGCATCTACCAGGACGGGCTCCAGCTCTACAGCTACGGCTTCGGCGGCCAGTTCGTGGACAGCTACACGCTGGAGCGGATCGAGGTGCTGCGCGGCGCCTCCTCCGTCCTCTACGGCGGCAGCAACCCCGGCGGTCTGGTGAATTACGTCACCAAGCGGCCCGGCGACACGCCGGTGCGCTCGGTCGAGGCGGGGATCAACCAGCACGGCACCGCCCATCTCGGGCTGGACGTCGGCGGCGCCATCGACCCGACGCTGAGCTACCGGCTGACCGGACGGATCGCCGGCGGCGACAGCTACACCGACTTCGCGGACGGCTTCCGCGGCACCATCTCGCCGAGCTTCAAATGGTCGCCGAACGACCGCAACACGCTGACGGTGCTGACCAACTACACCGACATCGACGAGACGCACAACGGCGGCGCCTTCCTGCCCTATGTCGGCACGGTGAAGCCGGCCCCCTTCGGGCGCATCGACCGCAAGGCCAACTTCACCGAGCCGGACATCGACACCTACCGGCGCCGTCAGGCCTCCGTCGGCTACGAGTTCGAACACCGCTTCGACAACGACCTGACCTTCCGCCAGAACGCCCGCTACGGCTACAGCCGGGTCCACGAGGTCTCAGTCTATCCCTACGGCTACAACGCTTTCTCGGCGGTGCCGACCGACCCGAACAACCTGCTGTCGCGCATCAATTTCGAGCACACGACCAAGGTCAACACCTTCCTGATCGACAACCAGCTCGAATCCAGGTGGCAGACCGGCCCAGTCGCCCACACGGCGCTGGTCGGCGTCGATTACAAGTATTTCAAGATGGATCAGGTGCAGGCGTCCGGCTCGGCCACGCCGATCAGCGCCACCAACCCCGTCTACGGCGCCGCGCAGGGCCAGCGCTTCTCCTACATCGACCAGGAGCTGACGATGGGTCAGCTCGGCGTCTATCTGCAGGACCAGATGCGCTTCGGCCAGGGCTTCCTGGTGACGCTGAACGGGCGCTACGACATCGCCTCGACCGACGCCGACGGCACGCCCGCCTACGACGGCAAGGACGGGAAGTTCAGCGGGCGCGCCGGTCTGGCCTACGAGTTCGCCAACGGCGTGACGCCCTATGTCAGCGCCTCCACCTTCTTCAACCCGGTGCTGGGATCGTCGGCGGCGGCCGGCGTGTTCAAGCCGGAGACCGGCCAGCAGTACGAGGTCGGCGTCAAGTACCGTCCGGCCTGGATGGACGCCATCTTCACCGCGGCCCTGTTCGACCTGACGCGCACCAACGTGGTGACCGGCCCCTTCAACGCCGAGACCCAGCTGGGCGAGGTCAATTCGCGCGGCATCGAGCTTGAGGCCAAGGCCAACATCACGCCGAACCTGAAGGCGGTCGCCTCCTTCACCGCGCTCGACCTCGACATCAAGAAGGACGCCAACCCGGCGCTGATCGGCAAGACCCCCTACATCGTGCCGCAGGTCCAGGGCTCGGCCTTCCTCGACTACACCTTCCGGGAGAGCGCGCTGGACGGCGTGTCGGTGGGCGGCGGCGTGCGCTACGTCGGCTCGTCCTGGGCCGACAACGAGAACACGCTGAAGGTCCCCGCCGCCACCGTCTTCGACGCGCGGATCGGCTACAAGCCCGCCGCCTGGGGCGTGAACCTCGCCGTCACCAACCTGTTCGACAAGGAGTATGTGGCGAGCTGCCAGACCCAGTTCTCCTGCGGCTACGCCGAGGGGCGGACCGCTCTGCTGACCGTCAATATGACGTGGTGATGTGAACCCCCTCTCCCCTCCGGGGAGAGGGACGTAAAGGCGAAGAGTGATGACCAGCCCAGACCAGACCCAGCCTCTCTACGACCTTGACGGCGTGAGCTTCTCCGTTGCCGGGCGGGCGATCCTGTCGGGATTGTCGCTGCGGCTGGAGCAGGGGCGGATCTATGGGCTGGTCGGCCCCAACGGATCGGGCAAGAGCACGCTGATCCGCCTGCTGGCCCGCCAGCAGCCGCCGGGCGGCGGAACCATCCGCTGCCTGGGGGCGGACCTTACGCGGATCGGCGACCGCGACTTCGCGCGCACCGTCGCCTACATGCCGCAATTCACCCCGCCCGCCGAAGGCATGACGGTGCGCGAACTGGTGGCGCTCGGCCGCTTTCCCTGGCACGGCGCGCTCGGCCGCTTCGGGGCGGAGGACGCCGCCAAGGTGGCGGAGGCCATCGCCGAAACCCACCTCGACGCCTTCACCGACCGGCTGGTGGACAGCCTGTCGGGGGGCGAGCGGCAGCGCGTCTGGCTGGCCATGATGCTGGCGCAGGACACGCGCGGCCTGCTGCTCGACGAGCCGACCTCGGCGCTGGACATCGCCAGCCAGGTCGAACTGCTGGGGCTGGTGCGCCGGCTGAGCCGGGCGCGCGGCATCGGCGCGGTCATCGTGCTCCATGACATCAACATGGCGGCCAGCGTCTGCGACGAGATCCTGGCGATGCGCAACGGCGCGCTGATCGCCCAGGGCACGCCGGACGCCATCATGACCGGCGAGACGCTGGGGGCCATCTACCGCCTCGCCATGACGACCGTCCCGCACCCGGTGACCGGCAAGCCGATCGGTTGCGTGCTGTGACGGGACGCGCGACGATCACCCGCCGCCACGCGCTGGGCCTCGCCGCCGGAGCGCTGCTGCTGCCCAGTCTTGGACGGGCCGCGTCGGGGCGGCGGGTCGCCGCCATCGACTGGGCGGGGCTGGAGACGGCGCTGGCTCTTGGCATCGTGCCGGTCGCCGCGACCGAGCTGATCCAGTTCCGCAAGGTCGTCGTCGAGCCGGAGGTTCCGGACCCGGTGATCGACCTCGGCCTGCGCGGCACGCCGAATTACGAGGCGCTGACGCTCGCCGAACCGGACCTCATCCTCACCTCCAACTATTACGAGGAGCAGCGGGCCAGCCTGGAGCGGGTGGCGGAAACCCTGTCGCTGCCGATCTATCTCCCGGGCGTGCCGCCCTACCCGCTCGCCGCCGAAGCGGCGCTGACCCTCGGCCGGGCGCTGGGGCGTGAGACGGAGGCCCGCGCCTTCGTCGCCGGGGCCGACGCGGAGATCGCCCGGCTGGGCGAGTCCCTGCGCGGCGCCGTCCGCCGCCCGGTGCTGGCGATCAACTTCGGCGACGCCCGCCATGTCCGCGCCTTCGGCGACGACAGCATGTTCGGCGCGGTGCTCCAGCGGCTGGGGCTGCGCAACGCCTGGGCCTCGCAATCCAGCTACAGCGCCGCGGCACCGCTGGGGATCGAGGTGCTGGCGCGGATGCCGGACGCCATCGCCGTCGTCGTTCCGCCGCTGCCCTCCGACGTGGTGCGCGGGCTGGACGACAGCGCCCTGTGGCAGGCCCTGCCGATGGTGCGGGAGAAGCGGGTGAGCGTGATCGGGCCGGTCAACCATTTCGGCGGGCTTCCGGCCGCCCTGCGCTTCGCCCGCCTCGTCACCGCCGCCCTGCTGCGGCCGGAGACCGCCCGCCATGGCTGAGCGCATGGGAGTCAACCGCATCCTGCTGTGGAGCGGGCTGGCGCTGGCCGCCGCCGCTCTGTCGGTCCGGCAGATCGCCGGGCACGCCGTGGCACCTTCCATGCCCCTGCCGCCGGACGCGGCGTGGCTGGACGGCGTCATTCTCTATCACAGCGTGCTGCCGCGCATCGCGGTGGCGCTGGTCGCCGGGGCGGCGCTCGGCCTGTCGGGGCTGCTGCTCCAGCGCGTGCTGCGCAACCCGCTGGCCGAGCCCTCGACGCTCGGCGTGTCGGCGGGCGCCCAGCTCGCCCTGACGCAGGGGATGCTCTACGCCCCGGCGCTGATGGACGGCGCGCGGGAGGGGGTGGCGCTGGCCGGCGGGCTGGCGGCGGTCGGGCTGATCCTCGCCATGACGTGGCGGCGCGGGCTGGAGCCGGTGGCCGTCGTGCTGGCCGGCATGATGGTCGCCCTGACCGCGACGATGGGCAGCGCCGCGCTGATCCTCGCCAACGGCGAATACCTCTTCTCCATCTTCATCTGGGGCGGCGGGGCGCTGGCCCAGCAGAGCTGGGGGCCGACGCTGACCATCGCGGTCCGGCTGCTGATCGGCGTCGGCGCCGCTTTTCTGCTGATGCGCCCGCTGGCCATCCTCGGGCTGGACGACGCCAGCGCCCGCAGCCTCGGCGTCGCCCTGAACGCCACGCGCTTCGGGGTCATCGGGGTCGCGGTCTGGCTGGCGGCCAGCGTGACGGCGGAGGTCGGGGTGATCGGCTTCGTCGGTCTGGCCGCCCCGGCGCTGGCGCATCTCAGCGGCGCGCGGACCCAGGGCCAGAGGCTGGTCGCCGCCCCGCTGATCGGCGCGCTCCTGCTCTGGCTGACCGACGGGCTGGTGCAACTCCTGGCCGGGGTGGACGGGGAGCGTGTGCCGACCGGTGCCGCGACGGCGCTGCTCGGCGGCCCGCTGCTGCTCTGGCTGCTGCCGCGCCTGCGCATGTTCGAATGGCCGTCGCTGAACAGCCGTCCCGCGCCGTCGCGCCGCAGCCCGCACCCGTACCGGCTGATCGCCCTGTTCGCCTTGTTCAGCGCCATTGCCGTGGGCCTCGCCCTGACGGTCGGCTACGGGCCGGGCGGCTGGACGCTGTCCACCGGCCCGCTGCTCGACACGCTGCTGGGCTGGCGCGGCCCGCGCGTCGTGGTCGCGGCGGCTGCGGGGGCGATGCTGGCCGCCGCCGGGATGCTGTTGCAGCGGGTGACCGCCAACCCGCTGGCCAGCCCGGAAATCCTCGGCGTCGGCACCGGGGCGGGCGTCGGGCTGACCGCCGCGCTGTTCCTCGTCACTGCCCCCGGCTTCGGCCTGCAGCTCGCCGCGTCGGCGGCGGGGGCGGTGCTGACGCTGGCCGCCATGCTGGCCCTGTCGCTGCGCGCCGGTTTCGGGCCGGAGCGGCTGCTGCTGGCCGGGATCGCGATGAGCGCCCTGTGCAGCGCCGTCCTGACCGCGGTCATCGCCACCGGCTCGCCGCAGGCCTTCACCCTGCTGCGCTGGCTGAGCGGTTCGACCAACGAGGCCGGTCCGGGCGATGCCTGGTTCTGCGCCGGGGCGGCGGCTCTTCTGCTGGCCGCCCTGCCGCTGACCGCCAAGTGGCTGGAGATCCTGCCGCTGGGCGACGTGACGGCGCGCTCCGTCGGGGTGCCGGTGCGGCGCTGCCGCGTCCTGCTGGTGCTGCTGGCCGGGCTGCTGACCGCGGCGGCGGCGCTGTTCGTCGGACCGCTGAGCTTCATCGGCCTGATCGCGCCGCACCTCGCCCGGCTGGCCGGGCTGGGCCGCCCGCTCGACCAGGGGTTCGGGGCCGTTATCATCGGCGCCGGGCTGATGGTGGTGTCGGACTGGCTGGCCCGCACCGTCGCCTTCCCCTATCAATTGCCGCTGGGCCTGTTCGCGGCGCTGCTCGCCGGCCCCTATCTGGTCTGGCTGCTCGGCCGGTCCAACGCCCGGACACCGTGACCCGTTTCGTTTTTCCCTCTGCCGTTCACCCTTCTGCCGTTCCGCAATGAGAAGAGCCATGCTCCGCCGTTTCCTCTCCTACTACCGACCCTTCACCGGCCTGCTGGTCCTCGACATCGTGTGCGCCGTCCTGTCGGGCCTGCTGGAGCTGGGGTTCCCGATGGCCGTGCGCGCCTTCGTGGACCAGCTCCTGCCGACCCAGGACTGGCCGCTGATCGTCGCCGCCACGGTGGCGCTGCTGGCGATCTACATGGCGAACGGCGGTCTGATGGCCATCGTGACCTACTGGGGCCACATGCTCGGCGTGAACATCGAGACGGAGATGCGCCGCAAGAGCTTCGACCATCTGCAGAAGCTCTCCTTCAGCTTCTACGACAACAACAAGACGGGCCATCTCGTCGGGCGGGTCACCCGCGACCTGGACGAGATCGGCGAGGTGGCGCACCACGGCCCCGAGGACCTGCTGATCGCGGTGATGACCTTCGTCGGCGCCTTCACCCTCATGGCCATCGTGCATCTGCCGCTGGCGCTGATCACCGCGGCCATCGTTCCGGTGATCGCCTTCGTGACCAGCCGCTACGGCGGGCGGATGACGA from Azospirillum sp. TSH58 carries:
- a CDS encoding hemerythrin domain-containing protein, encoding MSSAAISTTLYRHHHATVGQLVGRIDFLLAAPSPAANAAALATAVRDLFGVFTVHLSLEDSALYPRLLAHPTPALRATAARFQAEMGSLRARFDRYRASWPGPLAVSKDPETFVRETREVVTALKHRIAREDLELYDVIDRAALAGKTANR
- a CDS encoding helix-turn-helix domain-containing protein produces the protein MPFHPRMQSSTEGITILGDLQWRAWNGMIADIWNVACDQNGQGEYVSEAPRLVVVLDQVGDGGLHVTASPGRGEAGRLSRREPLSYVPAGLRVWSRTVNVRRLTHLDLHFDMSVLGSRFMDGPDVRGMDRPRLNFADDRLFALARLIAAECRTSANLHDLYGESLMAALFVGLAQAEPLAERKRGQLPPRQLKRVTDYIEEHCGRPIRLQELAELTGLSTTHFCTAFKASTGLPPHKWQMRVRVERAKSLLTGSDTTLAAAAVMAGFSDQAHLTRVFRQIVGTTPAAWLRSQTG
- a CDS encoding TonB-dependent siderophore receptor, which produces MSDISNKRLTRFLLNGTALAALLMPALAQAQDATAPAVLAPVTVEGSRSADTATSPVRGYVPGRSATGSKTDIPLEAVPQSVSVIGREEMDDRGAQKVDEALRYTPGIFSQPFGPDSDTNWIFIRGFQATQTGIYQDGLQLYSYGFGGQFVDSYTLERIEVLRGASSVLYGGSNPGGLVNYVTKRPGDTPVRSVEAGINQHGTAHLGLDVGGAIDPTLSYRLTGRIAGGDSYTDFADGFRGTISPSFKWSPNDRNTLTVLTNYTDIDETHNGGAFLPYVGTVKPAPFGRIDRKANFTEPDIDTYRRRQASVGYEFEHRFDNDLTFRQNARYGYSRVHEVSVYPYGYNAFSAVPTDPNNLLSRINFEHTTKVNTFLIDNQLESRWQTGPVAHTALVGVDYKYFKMDQVQASGSATPISATNPVYGAAQGQRFSYIDQELTMGQLGVYLQDQMRFGQGFLVTLNGRYDIASTDADGTPAYDGKDGKFSGRAGLAYEFANGVTPYVSASTFFNPVLGSSAAAGVFKPETGQQYEVGVKYRPAWMDAIFTAALFDLTRTNVVTGPFNAETQLGEVNSRGIELEAKANITPNLKAVASFTALDLDIKKDANPALIGKTPYIVPQVQGSAFLDYTFRESALDGVSVGGGVRYVGSSWADNENTLKVPAATVFDARIGYKPAAWGVNLAVTNLFDKEYVASCQTQFSCGYAEGRTALLTVNMTW
- a CDS encoding ABC transporter ATP-binding protein, which encodes MTSPDQTQPLYDLDGVSFSVAGRAILSGLSLRLEQGRIYGLVGPNGSGKSTLIRLLARQQPPGGGTIRCLGADLTRIGDRDFARTVAYMPQFTPPAEGMTVRELVALGRFPWHGALGRFGAEDAAKVAEAIAETHLDAFTDRLVDSLSGGERQRVWLAMMLAQDTRGLLLDEPTSALDIASQVELLGLVRRLSRARGIGAVIVLHDINMAASVCDEILAMRNGALIAQGTPDAIMTGETLGAIYRLAMTTVPHPVTGKPIGCVL
- a CDS encoding iron-siderophore ABC transporter substrate-binding protein, which encodes MTGRATITRRHALGLAAGALLLPSLGRAASGRRVAAIDWAGLETALALGIVPVAATELIQFRKVVVEPEVPDPVIDLGLRGTPNYEALTLAEPDLILTSNYYEEQRASLERVAETLSLPIYLPGVPPYPLAAEAALTLGRALGRETEARAFVAGADAEIARLGESLRGAVRRPVLAINFGDARHVRAFGDDSMFGAVLQRLGLRNAWASQSSYSAAAPLGIEVLARMPDAIAVVVPPLPSDVVRGLDDSALWQALPMVREKRVSVIGPVNHFGGLPAALRFARLVTAALLRPETARHG
- the fhuB gene encoding Fe(3+)-hydroxamate ABC transporter permease FhuB yields the protein MAERMGVNRILLWSGLALAAAALSVRQIAGHAVAPSMPLPPDAAWLDGVILYHSVLPRIAVALVAGAALGLSGLLLQRVLRNPLAEPSTLGVSAGAQLALTQGMLYAPALMDGAREGVALAGGLAAVGLILAMTWRRGLEPVAVVLAGMMVALTATMGSAALILANGEYLFSIFIWGGGALAQQSWGPTLTIAVRLLIGVGAAFLLMRPLAILGLDDASARSLGVALNATRFGVIGVAVWLAASVTAEVGVIGFVGLAAPALAHLSGARTQGQRLVAAPLIGALLLWLTDGLVQLLAGVDGERVPTGAATALLGGPLLLWLLPRLRMFEWPSLNSRPAPSRRSPHPYRLIALFALFSAIAVGLALTVGYGPGGWTLSTGPLLDTLLGWRGPRVVVAAAAGAMLAAAGMLLQRVTANPLASPEILGVGTGAGVGLTAALFLVTAPGFGLQLAASAAGAVLTLAAMLALSLRAGFGPERLLLAGIAMSALCSAVLTAVIATGSPQAFTLLRWLSGSTNEAGPGDAWFCAGAAALLLAALPLTAKWLEILPLGDVTARSVGVPVRRCRVLLVLLAGLLTAAAALFVGPLSFIGLIAPHLARLAGLGRPLDQGFGAVIIGAGLMVVSDWLARTVAFPYQLPLGLFAALLAGPYLVWLLGRSNARTP